A genome region from Excalfactoria chinensis isolate bCotChi1 chromosome 26, bCotChi1.hap2, whole genome shotgun sequence includes the following:
- the LOC140262747 gene encoding uncharacterized protein produces the protein MIDQSNILDGEECSHPEYRQGWRVCGLVAVLVAVVLLTAALTASMFLLATKAEAGMGIGRLPGLEGLDLLREVQRQLQVEVVELEQSLAAANRTLIMVVGVDNQLFAEVRKQWDGCRSQLNTMQGSVVELGRQLSQMQQQSEQQDAVVKQLQEDNRALQEEMAQQREQLEEVQRHGNSFQEQIQQQLQQLTAWIWDLKSHSSGASAAMPSCPAMALSLLMTLLTAKWLH, from the exons ATGATCGATCAGAGCAACATACTGGATGGCGAGGAATGCTCCCACCCCGAATACAGGCAAGGCTGGAGGGTCTGTGGGCTGGTGGCcgtgctggtggctgtggtgCTGCTAACTGCAGCCCTGACTGCTTCTAtgttcctgctggccaccaAAGCAGAGgcagggatggggatagggaGACTGCCTGGTTTGGAGGGGCTGGACCTGCTGCGGGAGGTGCAGCGGCAGCTGCAGGTGGAGGTGGTTGAGTTGGAGCAATCATTGGCTGCCGCCAACCGGACCCTCATCATGGTGGTGGGTGTCGACAACCAGCTCTTTGCTGAGGTGCGCAAGCAGTGGGATGGATGCAGGAGTCAATTG AACACAATGCAGGGGTCTGTTGTGGAGTTGGGGCGGCAGCTCTCCcagatgcagcagcagagcgAGCAGCAGGATGCCGTGGTCAAGCAACTGCAAG AGGACAACAGGGCGCTCCAGGAGGAGATGGcacagcagagggagcagctggaggaggtgCAGAGGCACGG GAACAGCTTCCAGGAGCAgatccagcagcagctccagcagctgacAGCGTGGATCTGGGACTTAAAGAGCCACAGTTCTGGTGCGAGCGCGGCGATGCCCTCCTGCCCAGCCATGGCCCTGAGCCTCCTCATGACTCTGCTGACTGCAAAgtggctgcactga